In Streptomyces sp. NBC_01381, the sequence AGGAGCCGCTCGCGGCGCGGCACACGGTGTACGCGCTTGACCTGCCCGGTCACGGGGAATCGGGCAAGGACGTCGGCGCGGGCGGTCTGGACGCGCTGACGGACGTGGTCGCGGGCTTCCTGGACGCGCTCGGCATCGAGCGGGCGCATCTGGTGGGGCACTCGCTGGGCGGCGCGGTCGTGACGGCGGTCGCGGCGCGGGTCCCGGAGCGGGTGCGCTCGCTGACGCTGATCGCACCCGCCGGGTACGGCCCGGAGGTGGACGCCTCCTACCTGCGGGGCTTCGCGGCGGCCGGTACGCGGCGCGAGCTCCGCCCCCACCTGGGAAAGCTGTTCGCCGACGAGGGGCTCGTCACGCGGCAGTTGGTGGACGACCTGCTCAAGTACAAACGCCTGGACGGCGTGGACGTCGCCCTGCGCACGCTGCTGACCACGCTGCTCGACGAGGACGACGCACCGGCCCTCGACGTGCGGCACCTGTTGCCGGCGGCGCTGCGGGTGGTGGCGGTGTGGGCCGCGACGACCGGGTGATCCCCGCGTCCAACGCGACGTCACTGGCGGGCAGGGCTTCGGTCCGTGTGGTGGACGGGGTGGGGCATCTGGCTCAGATGGAGGCGCCGGGGGAGGTGGTGGCGGCGGTGGAACGGGCGGTGGAACGGGCGGTGTCGGGCTGAGCGGCCAGACCGCCGCTTCGCGGCGAATCTTTCCCGCCCGCCCCCCTGATTGCCCGGCAGCGCGTCCTGTCCGGCGCCTTCGCCGTAGTTGGCCGCGCGTCCGAACCAGGCCGCCCACCCGATTGCCCGGCAGCGCATCCCGTCCGGGCGCCTTCGCCGTCGTTGGCCGCGGGTCCGAATCACGCCGCCGCTTCGCGGCGGATTCTTTCCCGCCCACCCGCCCGAATCTCCGCAGCTGCCCGCCCACCCCTCTAGCCCGCCCGGCGTTTGAGGACGAACTCGGCGGAGCCGGAATTGAATTCGGGTAGGGGTGGGGTTGGGGAAAAGGACCGCCCGAAGCTAGGCCCGTACCGCCCGCGACCACCCCGGCGTAGTCCCCGTCATCCTGCACAACGCCAAGTAGAGAGGAATCGGCGGAGTGTAGGGGACACCGGCGGCAGCGCCCTCCGCCGGCGGGCGGTGGATCAGGGAGGGGGACCGGCGCGCGCCGGGGACGACCGCCCCCGCGGCGTAGTACGCCGGAGCCGGCCACTCCAGAGCGACATCGGAGTCCGCCGGCACGATCCACCACCA encodes:
- a CDS encoding acetoin dehydrogenase dihydrolipoyllysine-residue acetyltransferase subunit, with translation MAEISGMSLVERVTMPKWGLSMKTGRITEWIAREGDEVEEGDDLAEIDTDKIAGTLEAPSGGVLRRIVAEAGGEAPVGCVIAVIAPAEVPEGEIERVAAEAREQLARGVPAEDEGSPVGGLAEVAGRALAYATSGAGPEEIVLVHGYGGDKNSWLFVQEPLAARHTVYALDLPGHGESGKDVGAGGLDALTDVVAGFLDALGIERAHLVGHSLGGAVVTAVAARVPERVRSLTLIAPAGYGPEVDASYLRGFAAAGTRRELRPHLGKLFADEGLVTRQLVDDLLKYKRLDGVDVALRTLLTTLLDEDDAPALDVRHLLPAALRVVAVWAATTG